In Thermotomaculum hydrothermale, a single genomic region encodes these proteins:
- a CDS encoding efflux RND transporter periplasmic adaptor subunit: MKRWTILIIVFLVLVIGGIALVKLRWHQLQSIRIETKLPVPVDTARVKKGVFKKWMLYIGTLESNKQAMVRGRIQGQVTKILKREGDFVKKGDKIIELDGIEGSSFGTRKALEKSIQDQKKAIADMEKTVANLKNIYERDLNLYQNKAISKQALEVSENRLKAGEIQLSNLKKGLYNLQDKFSFYSVRAPFSGVITKVMVNEGDVIMPSMPLVQLENKNACKLVVTVASDDIPKIKVGREAKVLYNNQELDAEIARVYPSARGLGVGSVEIDFSEHPFNLPLGSKLSVEIPVEVIQDALLVPDGAVLTSAYTNTVFRIVNKKVEPINVKVLGASANSYAVEGNLHEGDLVVVGSDSLLMRLEKGTEVLLGKGE; encoded by the coding sequence ATGAAAAGATGGACTATTTTAATCATTGTATTTCTTGTTTTAGTGATTGGGGGTATTGCTCTTGTTAAACTTAGATGGCATCAACTTCAATCAATCAGGATTGAAACAAAGTTGCCAGTGCCTGTTGACACTGCCAGGGTTAAAAAAGGTGTATTTAAAAAGTGGATGCTTTACATTGGTACCCTTGAATCTAACAAGCAGGCAATGGTAAGGGGCAGGATTCAGGGACAGGTAACAAAGATTCTAAAAAGGGAAGGTGATTTTGTAAAAAAAGGCGATAAGATTATTGAACTTGACGGGATTGAAGGCTCAAGCTTTGGAACAAGGAAAGCGCTGGAAAAATCTATTCAAGACCAGAAGAAAGCAATTGCAGATATGGAAAAGACAGTTGCGAACTTAAAAAATATTTACGAAAGAGACTTAAATTTATATCAGAATAAGGCAATTTCAAAGCAGGCGTTGGAAGTAAGTGAAAACAGACTTAAGGCAGGGGAAATTCAACTTTCCAATTTAAAGAAGGGATTGTACAACTTGCAGGACAAATTCTCATTTTACTCAGTTAGGGCTCCCTTTTCAGGGGTTATAACAAAGGTTATGGTAAATGAAGGCGATGTTATTATGCCCTCTATGCCTCTTGTTCAATTGGAAAATAAAAATGCGTGCAAGCTTGTTGTAACAGTTGCATCGGACGATATCCCTAAAATCAAAGTTGGAAGGGAAGCAAAGGTTCTCTACAACAATCAAGAGTTGGATGCTGAAATTGCAAGGGTTTATCCTTCTGCAAGGGGTTTAGGTGTAGGTTCTGTTGAAATTGACTTTTCAGAGCATCCCTTTAATCTCCCGCTTGGAAGCAAGCTTTCAGTTGAAATACCTGTTGAGGTTATTCAGGACGCATTGCTTGTGCCAGATGGTGCTGTTTTAACATCTGCATACACAAATACTGTTTTCAGGATTGTAAATAAAAAGGTAGAGCCAATTAATGTTAAGGTTTTAGGTGCTTCAGCAAATAGCTATGCTGTTGAAGGTAATTTACATGAGGGAGATTTAGTAGTTGTTGGTAGCGATTCTCTTTTAATGAGGTTAGAAAAGGGGACTGAAGTTTTATTAGGTAAAGGAGAGTAA
- a CDS encoding TolC family protein yields the protein MKRILPVFLLLLTPLLFAQNLTLNDAIQKTLANNPDYKALKLNLKASEYGVKAAKKVKYGELDLNAGYRKTSDEDIIRPMSKDLMLAGITNMPFDNEYWYWGLDYKLPIYTGGKIMAGEKIAVEKKNSTYYKLKYLEWNLRYKTTKVFLSIISVDKQLDSLNAYLKSLESLKTHIEEGYKLGKFAEVDVYKVNFQIEDAKYKIETLNQIKESLLNALANLMGDEKVKDYNLVGDVKGEPELNLPDLNKLISIAFENRSDYKATKSFANIKKLNLKITKADWMPKVSIDANLMSVNGDNIDFNDKFWTVTANVSFPLFDMGKRYHKIKQAKKEQESALNLVESKKLNVRKEVVDAYTKVKKEYQNYKTALASLKFQKEVERIEQLKYDNGRGDIDDLLFAKARKQLADANVIKAKYDYFIAMEELKKSIEGELK from the coding sequence ATGAAAAGGATTTTACCTGTTTTTTTGTTGTTGTTAACTCCATTATTATTTGCTCAAAATTTAACGCTAAACGATGCTATACAGAAAACATTAGCAAATAATCCAGATTACAAGGCTTTGAAACTTAATTTAAAGGCAAGTGAATACGGGGTTAAGGCGGCGAAAAAGGTTAAGTACGGAGAATTAGATTTAAATGCAGGTTACAGGAAGACAAGCGATGAAGATATTATAAGACCTATGAGTAAGGATTTAATGCTTGCTGGAATTACAAATATGCCGTTTGATAACGAATACTGGTACTGGGGGCTTGACTATAAGCTTCCAATTTACACTGGTGGAAAGATTATGGCGGGAGAAAAAATTGCAGTTGAGAAGAAAAACTCCACTTACTACAAATTGAAATATCTTGAATGGAATTTAAGGTACAAAACGACAAAGGTTTTTTTAAGTATTATTTCGGTTGATAAGCAGCTTGATTCATTGAATGCTTACTTAAAATCTCTTGAAAGTTTAAAGACTCATATTGAAGAAGGGTATAAATTAGGCAAATTTGCTGAGGTCGATGTTTACAAGGTAAATTTTCAGATTGAAGATGCAAAGTACAAGATTGAAACCTTAAATCAGATAAAAGAATCACTTTTAAATGCTCTTGCAAATTTAATGGGAGACGAAAAGGTTAAAGATTATAACCTTGTTGGAGATGTTAAAGGTGAGCCTGAATTAAATCTCCCGGATTTAAACAAACTTATTAGTATTGCTTTTGAGAATAGAAGTGATTATAAGGCAACAAAATCCTTTGCAAACATTAAGAAGCTAAACTTAAAAATAACAAAGGCAGACTGGATGCCAAAGGTAAGTATAGATGCCAACTTAATGAGTGTTAACGGCGACAATATTGATTTTAACGATAAATTCTGGACTGTTACTGCAAATGTTTCTTTTCCTCTATTTGACATGGGAAAAAGGTATCACAAAATTAAGCAGGCAAAAAAAGAGCAAGAGTCAGCTTTAAACCTTGTTGAATCCAAGAAACTTAATGTTAGGAAAGAGGTTGTTGACGCTTACACAAAGGTTAAAAAAGAGTATCAGAATTATAAAACAGCCCTTGCTTCTTTAAAGTTTCAGAAGGAAGTTGAGAGGATTGAGCAGTTAAAGTATGACAATGGAAGAGGCGACATTGATGATTTACTCTTTGCAAAGGCAAGGAAACAGCTTGCGGACGCAAATGTAATTAAGGCGAAGTATGATTATTTTATTGCTATGGAAGAACTTAAGAAATCTATAGAAGGAGAGTTAAAATGA
- a CDS encoding TetR/AcrR family transcriptional regulator, giving the protein MNTLSKRQQEIVEKAIEIIANEGLHKLTTKNLAEKMGFSEPALYRHFNDKKEILVTLIHFIEKNMLRLTDQINSKKPAEELFNDLTCLITAYLKKVKGVTILIMSESSLENDEITREAMFSFYKKMLEKIANLLLLKKQSGEIRKDVNEWVAAQVYLGIIQSMVLKYFLSGKVFGIDKDCNEIVKIFLKGVLV; this is encoded by the coding sequence GTGAACACATTATCAAAAAGACAACAGGAAATAGTTGAGAAGGCAATTGAGATTATTGCAAATGAAGGTTTGCATAAATTAACCACAAAAAACCTGGCTGAGAAAATGGGCTTTTCTGAGCCTGCTTTATACAGGCATTTTAATGATAAGAAAGAGATTCTGGTTACTTTAATCCATTTTATTGAGAAAAATATGCTTAGACTTACAGATCAAATTAATAGCAAAAAGCCTGCTGAGGAGTTATTTAACGATTTAACCTGTTTAATAACCGCTTATTTAAAAAAGGTTAAAGGAGTAACAATTCTTATTATGTCTGAGTCTTCCCTTGAAAATGATGAAATAACGAGGGAAGCCATGTTTTCTTTTTACAAAAAAATGTTAGAAAAAATTGCTAATTTGCTATTATTAAAAAAACAATCTGGTGAGATAAGAAAAGATGTAAATGAATGGGTTGCTGCACAAGTATATTTGGGGATTATTCAGTCAATGGTTTTGAAGTATTTTCTATCAGGAAAGGTTTTTGGAATTGATAAAGATTGTAATGAAATTGTAAAAATATTTTTAAAGGGGGTTTTAGTATGA
- a CDS encoding cytochrome c3 family protein — protein sequence MKKTVILLVMIFFASMVCAANRFNTVSGEQMVIKHKKIEDPETVRQRMNTPYVKKIIEKLRKELAKNGKTKDNEERTYVGSEYCLACHTEYSTWKDTNHARTLRVPKVENSMIEGKGVIADYNQNGIDDFVEGLDFNEISSPFDPYKPYAPKLSVKDGVYTITIGDVDLPVVMVNGGMQQWRERYIVRIPATDSPTGYSLDTYFSVVQYNLAPHAYEAYKAKAWYKPDGTPKIHNGMTLSEIASVMKPSFSKNCIGCHTTGIRHLGKWSDGEWEYQPFPATLYNPDDPYYLDYDNDGIKDILNVGCEACHGPGSAHILGGGDPTKIVNPDKLDPNKANETCGRCHNRVRSVPNKTFNWPYNDSEDKEWNIALNEPLQDYYINANEFWPDGVSSYEHNQHYSELNRSKHVQNPYHVLRCFDCHDPHGREQDFQIVTSLNVDGVEIKTSDKDDTLCLACHASHGPFKDITPEMVQDFENNVDAIGKVVSAHTHHPFAPDRTMGLSRCTLCHMTAVANTNIESVLRDHSFEVIPPEKTLMYQDEGGMPNTCADSCHNDRVNLWKLGLDPTATVWNEDFDVKNATILKKYFGPEGLWWIYSVDTENNNKK from the coding sequence ATGAAAAAAACGGTAATTTTGCTGGTAATGATTTTTTTTGCCAGCATGGTCTGTGCGGCTAATCGGTTTAATACTGTAAGCGGTGAGCAAATGGTTATCAAACACAAAAAGATTGAAGACCCGGAGACCGTGCGTCAAAGAATGAATACTCCCTATGTTAAGAAGATAATTGAAAAATTAAGAAAAGAATTGGCGAAGAATGGAAAGACGAAAGATAATGAGGAAAGAACCTATGTTGGTTCAGAATACTGTCTTGCCTGCCATACTGAATATTCAACATGGAAAGACACAAATCACGCAAGGACATTGAGAGTGCCAAAGGTTGAAAATTCAATGATTGAAGGAAAGGGCGTTATAGCTGATTACAACCAAAACGGTATTGACGATTTTGTTGAAGGGCTTGATTTCAATGAAATCTCATCTCCATTTGACCCATATAAACCCTATGCCCCCAAGCTTTCTGTAAAAGACGGTGTTTATACAATTACTATTGGAGATGTTGATTTGCCTGTTGTAATGGTAAACGGGGGGATGCAGCAGTGGAGAGAAAGATATATTGTAAGGATTCCTGCAACAGACAGTCCGACAGGTTACTCTCTTGATACATACTTTTCTGTTGTTCAGTACAATTTAGCACCTCATGCTTATGAAGCTTACAAGGCAAAAGCGTGGTACAAGCCAGACGGAACTCCAAAAATTCATAATGGCATGACTCTCTCTGAAATTGCATCTGTAATGAAGCCATCTTTTTCTAAAAACTGTATAGGTTGTCATACAACAGGGATAAGGCATTTAGGTAAATGGTCAGACGGTGAATGGGAGTATCAGCCTTTTCCTGCGACACTATATAACCCTGATGACCCGTATTACCTTGATTATGACAACGATGGAATAAAGGATATTTTAAATGTTGGCTGTGAAGCCTGCCATGGCCCTGGTTCTGCACATATTTTAGGTGGTGGAGACCCTACAAAAATTGTAAATCCAGACAAACTTGACCCAAATAAGGCAAATGAAACATGCGGAAGGTGCCATAACAGGGTAAGGTCTGTCCCCAATAAAACATTTAACTGGCCTTACAATGATTCAGAAGATAAAGAGTGGAATATAGCTTTAAATGAGCCTCTGCAGGATTATTATATTAATGCAAATGAGTTCTGGCCTGACGGTGTTTCATCTTACGAACACAATCAGCACTATTCAGAGTTAAACAGGTCTAAGCATGTTCAAAATCCTTATCATGTTTTAAGGTGCTTTGACTGCCATGACCCGCATGGAAGAGAACAGGATTTTCAGATAGTAACAAGCTTGAATGTGGATGGAGTTGAGATTAAAACAAGTGATAAGGATGATACCCTTTGCCTTGCATGCCATGCATCGCACGGCCCTTTTAAAGATATTACCCCTGAAATGGTTCAGGATTTTGAAAATAATGTTGATGCAATAGGTAAGGTTGTTAGTGCTCACACTCATCACCCCTTTGCGCCGGATAGAACAATGGGGTTGTCAAGGTGCACATTGTGCCATATGACAGCTGTTGCCAATACAAATATTGAATCTGTTTTAAGAGATCACAGTTTTGAGGTAATTCCTCCTGAGAAAACATTAATGTATCAGGACGAAGGGGGAATGCCAAACACCTGCGCAGATAGCTGTCATAACGACAGGGTGAATTTGTGGAAGCTTGGCCTTGACCCAACAGCAACAGTATGGAATGAGGATTTTGATGTGAAGAATGCCACCATACTTAAAAAGTATTTTGGCCCAGAAGGTTTATGGTGGATTTATTCTGTAGATACGGAAAATAATAATAAAAAATAA
- a CDS encoding cytochrome c3 family protein: protein MKKIKFCFAILAIVLTPYILKANVGSETCIECHDDIEQPILHTPHNEKNGVSCEDCHGSGDRHADDPSTENINTFKGVSPKKINQICLKCHSSFNYSHSSHFSKNKSCLSCHTMAHTGKYLEGKKKPSEKLLITSNSKLCLNCHKELNAKINMPYHHPAGEYSNLCLNCHNPHETYRELRTHLIKKKCEKCHAENKGPYIFPHLANERKGCIECHDPHGSNNANLLRFNSTRLLCLSCHADAPAFHNQWDIRYRNCTACHNAIHGSNTNKYFME, encoded by the coding sequence ATGAAAAAGATAAAGTTTTGTTTTGCAATTTTAGCAATTGTTTTGACTCCCTATATTTTAAAGGCAAATGTAGGGAGCGAAACCTGTATTGAGTGTCACGACGATATTGAGCAACCTATTTTACACACTCCGCACAATGAAAAGAATGGGGTAAGCTGTGAAGATTGTCATGGAAGTGGGGACAGGCATGCAGATGACCCTTCAACCGAGAACATAAACACTTTTAAAGGTGTATCACCAAAAAAAATAAACCAGATTTGCTTGAAATGCCATAGTTCTTTTAACTATTCTCACTCAAGTCACTTTTCTAAAAACAAAAGTTGTTTAAGTTGTCACACAATGGCACACACAGGCAAATATTTGGAAGGTAAGAAAAAGCCGTCTGAGAAGCTTTTAATAACTTCAAATTCCAAACTTTGTTTAAATTGCCACAAAGAATTAAACGCCAAAATAAATATGCCTTATCACCATCCAGCTGGTGAGTATTCAAACCTTTGCTTAAACTGCCACAACCCTCATGAAACTTATAGAGAACTAAGGACTCATTTAATTAAAAAGAAGTGTGAGAAATGCCATGCTGAAAACAAAGGACCTTATATTTTCCCTCACCTTGCCAATGAAAGAAAAGGCTGTATTGAGTGCCACGACCCCCACGGTTCAAACAATGCTAATTTGTTGAGATTTAATTCAACGAGGCTTCTTTGTTTATCCTGTCATGCTGATGCACCGGCATTTCATAACCAGTGGGATATAAGGTACAGAAACTGTACTGCATGTCACAATGCTATCCATGGCTCAAACACAAATAAGTATTTTATGGAGTAA
- a CDS encoding 4Fe-4S dicluster domain-containing protein has protein sequence MAWFAGVKRSEINWAPSIDPDKCVKCGMCMNCGKNVYKWTKNGPIVQNPLDCVVGCTTCANLCLGEAITFPPLQELKEFYKKHGIWSKVKKQLKESGKIF, from the coding sequence ATGGCATGGTTTGCTGGTGTAAAAAGGAGCGAAATTAACTGGGCACCTTCTATAGACCCTGATAAATGTGTTAAATGTGGAATGTGTATGAATTGCGGTAAAAATGTTTATAAATGGACTAAAAATGGACCTATTGTTCAGAATCCTCTTGACTGTGTAGTTGGGTGCACAACATGTGCTAACCTTTGCCTTGGCGAGGCAATAACCTTTCCTCCGCTACAGGAATTAAAAGAATTTTATAAAAAACATGGAATCTGGTCTAAGGTTAAAAAACAGTTAAAAGAATCTGGTAAAATTTTTTAG
- a CDS encoding ArsR/SmtB family transcription factor: MKEKEKFKSELLANIMKALAHPTRAFIVLELERKELCVCDLTEKIDADVSTVSKHLSVLKKAGIVKSEKRGLQFFYSLVTPCVLNFFLCVEEKLKRDLKRKSDFLEE; encoded by the coding sequence ATGAAGGAAAAAGAAAAATTCAAAAGTGAATTATTAGCAAACATTATGAAGGCGTTGGCTCACCCCACAAGGGCTTTTATCGTTCTTGAACTTGAGAGAAAAGAGCTGTGTGTTTGTGATTTGACGGAGAAAATAGATGCTGATGTCTCTACTGTTTCAAAGCATCTATCTGTTTTAAAAAAAGCAGGGATAGTCAAAAGTGAAAAGAGAGGATTGCAGTTTTTTTATTCTCTTGTTACACCGTGCGTTTTGAACTTTTTTCTCTGTGTGGAGGAGAAGTTAAAGAGAGATTTAAAGAGAAAGTCTGATTTTTTAGAAGAGTAG
- a CDS encoding ArsR/SmtB family transcription factor — MSELNWIRAKEFAKIAKVFSTPLRVYIVGLLEKREYSVGELAETLGIKMPTLSKHLSILRDEGIVKVRKDAQTSYYSCECTCLSTFHSCAISIAKKSLEERKKISEI, encoded by the coding sequence ATGAGTGAGTTAAATTGGATAAGGGCTAAAGAGTTTGCAAAAATAGCAAAAGTGTTTAGCACTCCTTTAAGGGTGTATATTGTTGGGTTACTTGAAAAAAGAGAGTATTCTGTAGGAGAGTTAGCAGAAACTTTGGGAATAAAAATGCCGACCCTTTCCAAACACCTTTCAATATTGAGAGATGAGGGGATAGTAAAGGTTAGGAAAGATGCTCAAACCTCTTATTACAGTTGTGAGTGTACTTGTTTATCAACATTCCATTCCTGCGCTATTTCAATTGCAAAGAAAAGCCTTGAAGAAAGGAAAAAGATTTCAGAGATTTAA
- the acs gene encoding acetate--CoA ligase produces the protein MADFKKNDGITEAQIAVHWKEEDYYYPKTHFIAQANMTDEKILEKFGEKNFPNCFKEYADLLDWYEYWHTTLDTNNPPFFKWFVGGKLNACYNCLDRHLDKYKNKAALHYIPEPEDEPIQHITYQELYRRVNEFAALLKDFCGLKAGDTVTLHMPMVPELPIVMLACARLGVIHSQVFSGFSGKACADRIVDAKSKVLITMDSYYRNGKLLDHKKKADIACNMAKEMGQEVEKVLIWQRYPGKYSSETPLVEGRDFIVNDVLKDYYHREIEPEILPSEGTLFLMYTSGTTGKPKGAQHSIGGYLSYVTGTSKYILDIKPEDVYWCMADIGWITGHSYIVYGPLALGASSVIFEGVPTYPDAARPWRIAEELGVNIFHTSPTAIRALRRLGPDEPKKFNYHFKLMVTVGEPIEPEVWKWYYHVVGKEEAVIIDTWWQTETGGFLCTTVPAIHAMKPGSAGPGAPGIYPAILDDNGNQLEASSNKAGNIVIRNPWPGRMLTIWGDDERFVNQYYRRFNRDPESKDWRDWPYFAGDAAVEAPDGYFRILGRIDDVINVAGHRLGTKELESAVLLVEEVGEAAVVPVADKIKGKVPHVFVSLKPGFSPSKELEEKITQTLVKEIGPIAKPGKVWIVPDMPKTRSGKIMRRVLAAIANKQDVGDITTLANPDIVKQIQSMA, from the coding sequence ATGGCAGATTTTAAAAAAAATGATGGTATTACTGAAGCTCAAATTGCCGTTCACTGGAAGGAAGAGGATTATTACTATCCAAAAACACATTTTATAGCACAGGCAAATATGACTGATGAAAAAATCCTTGAGAAATTTGGAGAGAAGAATTTTCCAAACTGCTTTAAAGAGTATGCTGATTTACTTGACTGGTACGAATACTGGCACACCACATTGGATACAAACAACCCACCCTTCTTTAAATGGTTTGTAGGAGGAAAACTCAACGCATGTTATAACTGTCTGGATAGACACCTTGACAAATACAAAAATAAAGCAGCATTGCACTATATCCCCGAGCCAGAAGATGAGCCAATTCAGCATATTACTTACCAGGAATTGTACAGAAGGGTAAATGAATTTGCCGCACTTCTAAAAGATTTCTGCGGGTTAAAGGCTGGTGATACAGTTACCCTTCACATGCCAATGGTACCTGAATTACCAATAGTAATGCTTGCATGCGCAAGGTTAGGGGTAATTCATTCACAGGTTTTCTCAGGATTTTCAGGAAAGGCATGCGCAGACAGAATTGTTGATGCGAAAAGCAAGGTTTTAATAACAATGGATTCATATTACAGAAATGGAAAACTTTTAGACCACAAGAAGAAAGCAGACATTGCTTGCAATATGGCAAAAGAGATGGGACAGGAGGTTGAAAAGGTTTTAATCTGGCAGAGATACCCCGGCAAATACTCAAGCGAAACACCACTTGTGGAGGGGAGAGATTTTATTGTAAACGATGTTTTGAAAGATTACTATCACAGAGAAATTGAACCTGAAATTTTGCCATCAGAAGGAACTTTATTTTTAATGTACACATCAGGAACAACAGGAAAACCAAAAGGGGCACAGCACTCAATTGGCGGATACTTATCCTATGTTACAGGTACATCAAAGTACATCCTTGACATTAAACCTGAAGATGTTTACTGGTGCATGGCAGATATCGGCTGGATAACAGGCCATTCATATATTGTCTATGGCCCCCTTGCGCTTGGTGCTTCAAGTGTAATATTTGAGGGAGTACCAACTTATCCTGATGCAGCAAGGCCATGGAGAATTGCTGAGGAGTTGGGAGTAAACATATTCCACACATCACCAACTGCAATCAGGGCTTTAAGAAGGCTTGGGCCTGACGAACCTAAAAAATTTAATTATCACTTTAAACTTATGGTAACAGTTGGTGAGCCTATTGAACCTGAGGTATGGAAATGGTATTACCATGTTGTTGGCAAGGAAGAGGCTGTAATAATTGATACCTGGTGGCAAACAGAAACAGGCGGATTTTTGTGCACAACTGTACCTGCAATCCACGCAATGAAACCTGGAAGCGCAGGCCCTGGAGCACCTGGGATTTACCCTGCAATATTAGACGACAATGGAAATCAACTTGAAGCAAGCTCAAACAAAGCAGGAAATATTGTTATTAGAAACCCATGGCCTGGAAGAATGCTTACAATCTGGGGAGATGATGAAAGGTTTGTTAATCAATACTATAGAAGGTTTAACAGAGACCCAGAAAGCAAAGACTGGAGAGACTGGCCATACTTTGCAGGGGATGCTGCTGTTGAAGCGCCAGACGGCTATTTCAGAATTTTAGGAAGAATTGACGATGTAATTAATGTTGCAGGCCACAGGCTGGGAACAAAAGAATTAGAATCCGCCGTGCTTCTTGTTGAAGAGGTGGGAGAAGCAGCAGTTGTTCCTGTTGCAGATAAAATCAAAGGAAAAGTGCCCCATGTATTTGTATCCTTAAAACCTGGCTTTAGCCCCTCAAAAGAATTGGAAGAGAAAATAACTCAAACCCTTGTAAAAGAAATAGGCCCAATTGCAAAGCCTGGAAAGGTATGGATTGTTCCGGATATGCCTAAAACAAGGTCTGGTAAGATTATGAGAAGAGTGCTTGCCGCTATTGCAAATAAACAGGATGTGGGAGATATTACCACCCTTGCAAACCCCGATATAGTAAAACAAATTCAGTCAATGGCTTAA